From Acidovorax sp. 1608163:
TTGGCGCGGCGGGCTTCATCCCCAAGTCGGCCCCCGCCGAGGCCATGGGCGAAGCGATTGCCGCCGTGCTCGACGGCGGCAGCTGGTTCCCGCCCATGGCGGCCGAGCGCTCCGAGGCCGACGCCGAGCTGGCCGCACGCCTGGCGCAGCTCACCCCCCAGCAGTTCCGCGTGCTGCTGTGTTTGGCGGATGGTTTGCTCAACAAACAGATCGCCGCCGAGCTGGGCCTGGCCGAGAACACCGTGAAGGTGCATGTCACCGCCATCCTGAAGAAGCTGGCTTGCTACAGCCGCACGCAGGCGGCGGTGCTGGTCAAGAGCCTGGAGGCGGAGGGGACGGAGCCCGTTTGACGGGGCGGTTTTGATAAAAATAGGCTCTGGCGCACGTAAATTAAGCGCTGGCAGCTATGAAAATAGGAGTGAGGGGGTGGATTTTCCAGCGCTACAAACCCGGCTGCGCAGTTTTGCTGCAGCCCGTGATTGGCAGTCTCGCCACGCGCCAAAGAACCTAGCCATGGCGCTGACGGTGGAGGCGGCGGGACTGCTGGAGCTGTTCCAGTGGACGACGCTCAGCGAATCGCGGGGTGTGGCACGCGACCCCGTCCACAAAGAGCGCGTGGCCCATGGGATCGCCGACGTGCTGTTGTGTCTGGTGCAACTGGCAGACCAGGCTGGGGTTGATCTGCCAGAGGCCGTGGAGCAGACGCTGCGTGCCAAGGCGCTTGAACACCCACCTAAGCACCCGGAGTTGGAGCCTCCCACGCCCGCTGCCGCTGTGGCGGCAATGCCAGCACCGACAGCCCCCAGGGTGCACTTGCTCGTCGATTGGGAAAACGTGCAGCCCAAGGGCGATGAACTCCAGGCCCTGGTGCCGCAGGGCACGCATGTGTGGTTGTTCCATGGCCCGCGCCAGACGGTGGATGCATCGGGTCATCGGCAGGTCTACGGGGCAGAACAGGTGACGCTCGTTCAGAGAACGGGCACGGGCAAAAACGCGCTGGATTTTCAGCTGACCTACTACGTCGGATACATCTCGGCCAACATTTCGGCCCGCCAGTCGGAGGGCACGTTTTTCGTCGTCTCCAACGACCAGGGGTATGAACCCATGCTCGCGCATGCGCGGGAGCTGGGGTTTGATGCGCAGCAGCGTGGGTTCCGCAGAGTGCAGGCACCACTCGCCGCACCCGCAGTATCCGAGGCGCCCGTGGTGCTGAAGTCAGCGCCAGTGCTGCAGCCAGAGCCTCCATCGGCGGTGAACCCTGCGGTGGAGGCGACGGTCAAGACCACAGCGAAAGCTGTGGCACCACTGCCTCCGCCTGCAAAAGCTGCTCCGGCCCGCACCCAGGCCACGCGGGCAGACATGCAGCAACTGCTGGCCCAACTGGATGGGCTGGCTCCACCTCACCGCCCCGTGCAGAAGGATGCGCTGTTGGTGCTGCTGCAAAGTTGGTTGGGCGAGCCCAGTGCCAGGTCTGCGCGCACATCGCACGCCCTGGCCCAATTGCAGGCGCGAAAGCGGGTGATGGTAAAGGGCGATGCGGTGTCCTATCCAACTGCTGCTGTGGCCCACCCTGCGGTCAAAAAAGCGGCTCCCAAGGCGGTGACTGCAAAGGCCGCCGCTGCAAAGAAAGCATCTGCACCCAAAGTGCCCGCACAGCCGCCGGTGCTGAAGAAGTCCGCTGCTTCGACCCCACCCAAGCCGCCCATCCCTGCCGTTGGCAAGACCTCGGCGAAGACGGCGCAATCCCCCACTGCAGCCCAGGTGGCGCGGGCGGTGCTGTCCAGCCTTCAAAAA
This genomic window contains:
- a CDS encoding response regulator transcription factor; its protein translation is MSEPTLLVADDHPLFRAAVLHVLRERLPQFRTLEAASAATLGQALQEHPEVELVLLDLSMPGTRGFSALLHVRGEYPELPVVIISSNDHPRVIRRAQQFGAAGFIPKSAPAEAMGEAIAAVLDGGSWFPPMAAERSEADAELAARLAQLTPQQFRVLLCLADGLLNKQIAAELGLAENTVKVHVTAILKKLACYSRTQAAVLVKSLEAEGTEPV
- a CDS encoding PIN domain-containing protein, whose protein sequence is MALTVEAAGLLELFQWTTLSESRGVARDPVHKERVAHGIADVLLCLVQLADQAGVDLPEAVEQTLRAKALEHPPKHPELEPPTPAAAVAAMPAPTAPRVHLLVDWENVQPKGDELQALVPQGTHVWLFHGPRQTVDASGHRQVYGAEQVTLVQRTGTGKNALDFQLTYYVGYISANISARQSEGTFFVVSNDQGYEPMLAHARELGFDAQQRGFRRVQAPLAAPAVSEAPVVLKSAPVLQPEPPSAVNPAVEATVKTTAKAVAPLPPPAKAAPARTQATRADMQQLLAQLDGLAPPHRPVQKDALLVLLQSWLGEPSARSARTSHALAQLQARKRVMVKGDAVSYPTAAVAHPAVKKAAPKAVTAKAAAAKKASAPKVPAQPPVLKKSAASTPPKPPIPAVGKTSAKTAQSPTAAQVARAVLSSLQKMTTNKPRQRAGLLKHIQTHAARAEDPVAMALRVLGLLEARKDVATASDGKRVTYFKAK